The sequence below is a genomic window from Gemmatimonadota bacterium.
ACCGAATTCGAACCGGCGACCGGCATAGACCGGTATCTCACGGGCACGCCGTCCGTCCTCTCACTGGCCATGATCGAACCCGGTGTGGATCTCGCGCTCGAAGCCGGCGTGGAGCCCGCGCGCGCCAAGTCGCTGAGCCAGTCCGAGTACCTGGTCGCCCTCTGGGCGTCTGAACTGGCGCCCCTCGGATTCACGCTGAATTCTCCCCGGGAAGGCGCACGCCGGGGGTCGCACGTCTCCTTCGGCCATGCCGAGGGATACCGCATCGACCAGGCGATCCGGGAGGAAAGACAGGTGATCTCCGATTTCCGCATGCCCGACAACATCCGGCTGGGCATCGCTCCGCTCTACACGACCTACGAAGAACTGCACACGGCCGTGCACGCGCTGCGCGAGGTCGTGCAGTCCGGTTCGTTCCGGCAGTACAGCGCCGTCATCAAGGGAGTGACCTGACGGTGAACGGTCCCGTGCAGATCAATATCCCTTCCATCATCTTTAGTGGAGCGGACGCATTCGACGAAGCGGCCCCCCAGGCCGTGCGCGCCGGACTGAAAAACCTGTTGATCGTCTCCGATCCCTATCTCGTCGAACAGGGCCTGCCCGCCCGCATGGTGGACCGGTGCCGCCAGGCCGGCATTGAAGCCTGTGTCTACGGTGACGTGACCCCCGAGCCCACGGACGTGAACGTCGAGGAAGGGCTCGCCCAGTTCACCGAAAACGGCTGTGACGGCGTCATTGCGGTCGGCGGAGGCAGCAGCATCGACGCGGGGAAAGCCATCGCGGTCATGGCCGCCAATGACGGGCCCCTGTCCGCATACGCAGGCTATCACCGGATACCCCGGCCCGGTGTGCCGCTGTACGCCGTTCCCACGACGGCCGGGACGGGCAGCGAAATGACCCGGGTGACGGTCATCACGGATACGCGGCGCAACGTGAAGATGATGATCCTGGACGCTCATCTGCTGCCTGCGGCGGCCTTCGTCGACTACACGCTGACCCTGTCCATGCCCCGTCCGCTGACGGCCAACGTCGGCGTGGACACGCTGACCCACGGCATAGAAGCCTATGTATCGCGTAAGAACGGCACGATAACGGACGCCCTCGCCCTTGCGTGCGTCGAACTCGTGGGCCGGCACCTGGTGCGGGCCTGGAAACATCCCGGAGACCACGCGGCCCGTGAAGGCATGATGGAAGCCGCCTCGCTGGGCGGCATGGCCTTCGCAAATAGCTCAGTCTGTCTAGTGCACGGCATGAGCAGGCCCCTCGGCGCGGTCTTCCATCTGCCCCACGGCCTCAGCAATTCCGTGCTGCTGCCGGCGGTCACCCGGTTCAGCGTGCCGGCGGCGCCTGAGCGGTACGCGGAACTGGCCCGGAAGCTCGGTTGGGCGGGGGAAGAGGACGATACGTCTACCGCCTGTGATCTGCTCATCGATGGCCTGGAGAATCTGAACGACACCGTCGAAATTCCCGGACTGAGAGACTGCGGTATCTCAAAGGAAGCCCTGACCGGCGCGTTGGACAAGATGGCCGACGACGCTCTCGCTTCGGGGAGTCCGCAGAACAATCCGCGCGTGCCCACGGCCGAAGAAATCAAATCACTCTATCTGGAAGCCTACTGAAGGGAAGCCCCATGGCGTTTAATACGCTGCTCATCGGGGGCAGGGGAACGATCGGATCCGGACTCAGGACGTACCTGCCGGGGATGGACGGGAGATACCGCTTCTGTTCCATCGACCTGCCCGGTGCGCCCGATCGGGCCGAGGGCCGTGCCCAGGGCCGGTTCGTCGATTTGAACATCGTCGAAGAACCGGATCGATTCCGGGCCATGCTCCCCGGGTTCGATCTCGTGGTCTACCTGGCACGGCAGGGCGATCTCACCGCCATGAACGCGATGACGGACCTGGTGTTCGAATCGGTGCTGGATCTGGGCGGTGCGGACGGTCCGGGCAGTCCTGACCACCGACCGATGATCGTGGCTTCGAGTTCCGTGCACGCGGTGGACGACACCTATCGCTTTTTCGAATCAGGCGCGTACGCGTTGATCGCGGAACGGAGGTTCGATTCGATCCAGGAATGGCCTGAGCCGATCTCCGCACACCTGCCCGCCTGCCCGATCAATGAATACGGCCACGAAAAGGCCTATGTCGAGGCCTGGGTGGAACGGGCGGCCGGCCGGGGCTGCGGTGCGGTGGCAACACGCTGGGGTGGCGTGAACCCCCGCAACACGCCCATCACGGAGGAGCGCGGCTATTTCGCCGTCTGGTGCCACCAGCAGGACGCGGCGGCCATGGTCCACGCTGCATACACCGCCCATCTCGCCGGCAAGCTGCCGCCAGCGCGGCACTATTTCGTCATTTCGGACAACACGTACAACATTTTCGACATACAGACGCCAAAGGAAGAAATCGGCTACCTGCCCCGGCACGATGCCGAGACGTTCTTTCGCTGATCACCATCCGAACGGAGAAAAACGCAGACCATGCGATACGATCCCCACACCTACCGCGGTTCGCGGCGCTCAGTCGTCATGGCGCCCCGGGGCATGGTGGCCACGAGCCAGCCGCTGGCCGCACAGGCCGGCATCGATATCCTCAGATCCGGTGGCAACGCCATTGACGCCGCCATCGCCGTCAACGCGGTACTCGGCGTGGTGGAACCCATGTCCTGCGGCATCGGCGGCGACCTGTTCGCCATTGTCTGGGAGGCCGATAGCGGCGAGCTGACCGGTCTCAACGCGAGCGGAAGAGCGCCCTATGCGGCGACGATCGACCATTACTCCGGGCTGGGACACGCCTACGTGCCGGATACCGGCCCGCTGAACTGGTCCGTGCCGGGTTGCGTCGATGGCTGGTCCCGTCTCCTCGATCGTTTCGGCAACCTGTCCCTGGCACAGGTGCTGGAACCTGCCATCTCGTACGCGGAGAACGGCTTCCCCGTTTCGGACATCATTGCGCGAGACTGGGCGGGATCCATACCGCTGCTGAAGCCGTGGCCCGAGTCAACCCGCGTCTACCTGCCCGGTGGACAGGCACCCGAACCCGGCGCGGTGTTTCGTAACACGGACTTGGCCCGATCCTACCGCATCCTGGCCAAGGGCGGACGCGACGCATTTTACAAAGGCGAGATCGCCGAGGCCGTCGTGGCCTGTTCCCGGGAAGTCGGCGGACTGTTCAGCCCCGAGGATTTCCGGGACCACTTATCGACCTGGGACGATCCCGTCAGCGTCGACTACCGGGGCCACGCGGTCTGGGAACTGCCTCCGAGCGGACAGGGCATCGCCGCCCTGCAGATGCTGAATATCCTGGAAGGCTACGACATGGCCGCATCGGGTTGCCTGTCGGCCGAAACGCTGCACCTGCAGATCGAGGCCAAGAAACTCGCCTACGCCGACCGCGCCGTGTTCTACGCCGATCCCGCCTTCGTCGACGTACCCGTGGAAGCGCTGCTGTCAAAGGACTACGCCGAACGGCAGCGCGCACGTATCGATCCCCGCAGGGCGGCGGTCGACGTGCCGGCCGGCGATCCCGTCCTGCAGCACGGGGACACGGCCTACATGACCGTCGTCGACGAGGACCGCAACGCCGTTTCGTTCATCCAGAGCATCTTCCGGGGATTCGGATCGGGCATCGTGCCGGAGCGCACGGGCTTTCCGATCCAGAACCGGGGGCAGCTCTTCTCGCTGGATCCCATGCACCGCAACGCCCTGGCGCCTCACAAGCGGCCCTTTCACACCATCATCCCCGCCATGGTGACCCGGGACGGGAAGCCCTGGCTCACCTTCGGCCTTATGGGCGGCGCCATGCAGCCGCAGGGCCACGTCCAGGTCCTCTGCAGCATGATCGATTTCGGCATGGACGTACAGGAGGCGGGCGACGCGCCGCGGTTCCAGCACTTCGGTTCGGCCGAACCCACGGGCGCCCCCATGGAGGCCGAAGGGGGCCGGGTCAATGTGGAAGAAGGCATCGAAGAAGGCGTCTTCAGGCGCTTAGAGGAGATGGGCCACCGGGTATCTCGTTCTGCCCACGGGTACGGCGGCTACCAGGCGATTCGCATCGACCCGGAATCCGGCATGCTTCACGGCGCGTCGGAACCCCGGAAAGACGGTTGCGCGATCGGTTACTGAGAATAGAAATGCCTGAAGCCGGGACCGACCCGAGTCGCCTCGGCGTGGCGCAGGTCCGGGGTCTAGCGCAGACTCGGCAGCCACGTGGCAAGGAGCGGGGTGTAGACCAGCAAGCTCAGGCAGATGAGCTGGATCACGATAAAGGGCAGTATACCCTTGTAAATATGCCGGGTCTGCACTTCGGGCGGCGCCACGCCTTTCAGATAGAACAGGGAGAACCCGAAGGGCGGCGTGAGGAAGGAAGTCTGCAGGTTCACCGCGATCAGGATACCGAGCCACAGCAGGTCGACCCCGAAGGCGATGAAGATGGGTGTGACGACCGGTACGATGATGTAGGTGATCTGAATGAAATCAATGAAGAAGCCGGCGATGAAGATCATGACGAGGACCAGGGCCAGGAAGGCGTAGGTACTCAGGTTGGCGTCCATGATCAGGCTGGTCATGTACGCGTCGCCCTTCATGCCCCGGAACACCAGACCGAAGGCCTCGGCGCCCACCAGTACGAAGAAGACCATGCACGTGATGTGCGTGCATTCCTTCATGACCTCCTTCAACGTCTCGTAGGAGAACTTGCCCTGGAACACGGTGAGCAGGGTCGCGCCCAACGCGCCTACTGCCGCCGCTTCCGTCGGCGAGGTGATGCCCGCGAAGATGGAGCCCAGCACGACGGTCATCAGGCCCAGGGGAAGCAGAAAGGCCCGGATGATCTTCCGGAACATGCCGCTTTCCCGGAACGCGGCCAGTTCCTCGGCGGGCATGGCCGGGGCTTCGGTGGGTTTGAACATGGCGACAATGGAGATCCAGACCAGGTACATGCCCACAAGAATCGCACCCGGGATAACGGCGCCGATGAACATGTCGCCCACCGACACGTTCAGGATGCTCCCGAGCAGCACGAGCACCACGCTGGGCGGGATAATCTGACCGAGCGTCCCCGACGCGGCGATTGTGCCCGTGGCCACCTGGGGGCTGTAGCCCCGCCTGAGCATGGTGGGCAGGCTGAGCAGGCCCATGGTCACGACCGTCGCGCCCACGATGCCGGTGGAAGCGCCCAGCAGGGCACCCACGATCACCACCGCCACCGCAAGTCCGCCCCGCAGCCGGCCGAAAAGCAGGGCCATGGTCTCCAGCATGTCCTCGGCCAGGCCCGATTTCTCCAGCATGACGCCCATGTAGACGAACAGGGGCACGGCGAGCAGGACGTAATTCGTCATGACGCCCCAGATGCGCAGGGGCAGCAGGTTGAAGAAATCCGCGCCGAAGGTCATCAGTCCGAGGAGTACGGACACGCCGCCCAGGGTGAAGGCGACCGGGTACCCCATCAGGAGCACCAGGAAGAGGACCAGGAAAAGGATGAGGGGCATCGCTTCGGTCAAACCGCGTCCTCCTCCCGGGCCGAAAGCCCTATCGGGGGCGACTCGTCCTGCTCGCCCATGGGATCTTCTCCACCGTGGATGAACCGGTCCAGGGAGCGTGCCGCCAGGGCCAGTCCCTGCAGGAGTATGAGCGAGAACCCGAGGGGGATCATGGCCTTCAGGATGTAGCGGGCGGGCAGACCGCCCGGGTCCGGCGAAACCTCGCCGATCCGGAAGGAATTCAGGACGAAATTCTGGGAGCTCCAGATCGCGATCACCGCGAAGGGAAGCAGAAACAGCAGGCTGCCGATGAGATTGACCAGGGCCTGGTTCCGGGGCTTGAAGTTCATATACAGCACGTCCACGCGGACGTGTTTGTTGTGTTTAAGGGCCCACGCCGAAGCGAGCAGGAAGATCACCGCGAAGAAGTGCCACTCCAGTTCCTGCACCGCCACGCTGCTGCTGCGAAGGAAATACCGGGTGAACACGTCGATACAGACGGTCAGGACGAGCAGGGTCGTAAACCAGGAAACGACCGAGCCCACACGTTCGTTCAGCCCGTCCACCAACTGTACGAATTTGCGAAGCGCATTCAATTCCGTGTTCACCTTCCAGTTGGCCGCGGCGGCCGATCAGCATGGCCGGGTCCGGCCGAGCCAGGCCGAGCCAGGCTGGACCGGTCCATCTTCCGCGGGCGCACCGCGTTCCCGATGGCGATTCGGTTTCCCCGAGGGGGAATCACAGGACAAAGGGGTCTTCAATATGCCGCATCGACTTTTAATATACAACCCTAAATGCCCTCGCCTTTCAATTTGAGTGCCTTCGGCGATGCCATGACTGGGAACAACCAGGCCGTACCGGGCCGTACCGGGCCGGCTCTGGCCGCACAGTACACCGACCGGCCGCGCCGGGCTGGATCTGGCCGCACTCGGGATCGACCGGGCCCCACCGGCCCTTTACCCTTGTCGCCGATTCCGGTGGATGTATATTGCAACTTGACCTGTATCCCCTTGCATACAGCAACATTTGGAGACCCTTAAATGCCGGAGAAGCCACACACCGTTCGCGCGGCGTCATGCGACCATCGGACACCCTACGAAGGCGTTTACGAAACACTTAAGCGCATCACAGAACCGCTTGCTGATTCGTGGGCGCGCATCGAGAAAGCCCAGAAGATCGTCATCAAGTTCAACATGATGAAACCCATGGACAACGTCGTCCGGTTCGAGGGCCGCCGGCAGGAATTGGTGGACGACGCGGTTTGCAGGGCGGTGCTGCAATTGCTCCGCGAGCATACCGATGCGGAGATCTACGCCACGGACACCAATCCCTACGCAAAGGACAAACTTACGCCGGACGAGTTCAATTACGTCCACCACCTAAGCGAATTCGACGTCAAGTACGACGATTCGAACCGGCCGCCCTGGGCGGTGTACGAGGTGCCGGGCGGCGGGAACATGTTCGACCGGTACATCCTGAGCGGCGTGTTCGAGGACGCGGACGAAGTGATTTCCGTGGCGAAGATGAAGAATCACTCCTTCATGGGCATCACGCTGTGCATGAAAAACCTCTTCGGGCTTCCGCCTATCGTTCCGCCCGGGGGACGGGTCCGTACGTATTTTCATCACGCCATCCGGCTGTCCTACGTCCTCCCCGACCTGGCCATGATCACGAATCCCTGCCTGAACATCATCGACGGGCTCGTAGGGCAGAAGGGACGGGAATGGGGTGGCGAAGGCCGAGTGGGCGACGTCTTGATCGCCGGCGACCAGATCACGGCCACGGACGCCTGCGGCGCCCACCTGATGGGGCACGATCCCGCGTCGGACTGGCCGACACCGCCGTTTCGCAGGGACAGAAACCACCTCCTGGTGGCCGCTCAGCGGGGATTCGGCACCATAGACCTGGACGAAATCGATTTCGAATCCGACGTGCAGGCTCCGGTGGCGCACTTCGACTCGGATATCGACGAAGCGCCCGAACTGTTGCACCGGCTGCGGCGCACGGCGTGCGAGCAAGGCCTGTTCTACCAGGATCACCAGAAGGACATCGTGGACCGGTACCGGGGCGAATTCATCTACATGCAGGAAGGCGAAGTCGCCTGGCACGGCGTGGACCCCTCGGTGATCGGCAGCCACCGGACCTACAGCTCGGCAAAGCCCGGGAGCGCCATGTGGCTCAAGCTGGTGGACCCCGAGGAGACGGAAGGTGAGCGATTCGAGGTCTACGACCGCTGCCTTACTGCCCTGTCGGCCTGAACGGAGCGGACTCCATGAAAATTGCAATGCTTTACGGCCCCAGAGACTTGCGCATGGAAGACCATGCCCTGGACACGGATAATCTCGGGCCCCACGACCTGTGGGTAGAGACCGTCATATCGGCGCTCAAGATCGGGACGGACCGTGGTAACTACGAAGGCGCGGAGCAGGTGCCCGGAGCACCGGATTTTCCGCGCTGGGTCGGCGACAGCAACCTGGGCGTGATCCGCGGCGTGGGAGCCGCCGTCGAGGATTTCGCCGTGGGTGACCGGGTCATCTCCCGGTACCCCCACCAGTCCGAGTTCATCGCGAAGGACGATGAAATGTTCGTGAAGGTCCCCGCCGGCGTGCATGACGAGGACGCGGTATACGGCCACCTGTACACGCTCAGCGCCCTGTGCTACTACAAGTCGCAGTTCCAGCCCGGCGAGAACGTGGCGGTCGTGGGACTGGGCGTCTTAGGACTCGGCGCCGTGGGACTCGGCCCCTGCCTCGGTGCGCGGACGATCGGTATCGCGAACAGCCCGGTGCGCATGGAAATGGCCGCACGCATGGGGGCGGACGCGACCTTCATGCACGACGATCCCGATCTCGCCGATAAACTGGACGAATTCACCCACGGCGATGGCGTCGACCTGGTCATACTCACGGCCAATCCATGGCCAGCGTTGCGGACATCCTGCCAGATCGTGCGCGACAACGGGCGGGTCGGCATCGTGGCCCTGCCGGGCCGGGGCGAACCGCCGCTCGATTTCAATCCCCTGGACATGGAATGGTTCTATGCCAAGGGGATCTCCCTGATCGCGATCAATGGGCGGGCCGGCTACCTGTTCCCGCCCGAACGGGGCGACCGGAGGGAATGGTCCGCCATGTGCCGCTTCACGCTGGACCTGATGCGCGAGGGCAAGCTGGAACCGAAGCGCCTGATTACCCACCGGATGCACTACACTCAGATAAACGAAGCCTACGAGATGATATTCAGGCGTGAAAAGAACATGATGGGTGTCGTCTTCAACTGGAAGGACTGAAACATGACCACCGAGACGCGGTTGTCAGCAGCACAGAAAACGGCCTTTGACCGGGACGGCTACTTCATCGCGGAGGCATTCCTGTCCGAGGACGAAGTCGATACCATCCGTCGCGAGATCACGGCGATCGTGGACCGTTACCCGGACGTTCCGGAGGAACTGGTGCAGATCGAGCCGGCCGTACGCCGTGGTGCCGTAACGCCCGAATCCACGGAGCTGGGCGTGAGGAAGTTGTTCCGGATGACCCGCCACAGCGAGCTGTTCCACGCCCTGGCCCTCCATCCCAAGATGGCAGGGATCGCCGTCGAACTGATCGGACCTGACGTATCCCTGTTTCAGAGCATGCTGCTGATGAAGCCGCCCCGGTTCGGAGGCCAGAAGGTCTGGCACCAGGACAACGCCTACTTCCGCCTGGAACCCAACGATGTATTCGGATTCTGGATCGCGCTGGACGACGCCGACGTGGCGAACGGATGCATGCACGTCATTCCGGGGTCGCACCGCGCGGGGATCGGAGACCACGGGGGTGTGGCGGACGATTACGGGTTGTCCTCGGCCCCCACGGCGGATGACGCGGTGGCCTGTGTCATGAAGTCAGGGGACGCCCTCGTGTTCCATGGCGAGACCTACCACTACACGCCGCCGAATACGTCCGACCGCCGCCGAAGGGCGCTCCAGTACCACTACGCTTCCACACACTGCCGATCTTCGAAAGACAGTCCGTTCAAGTCCACTGAGCCCGAGGTGATCGTGGCGGGGGCAGGGGCGAGGGCGGCACCGGATGTCGCCCGGTCCGCCTAGTGGAAGCGGCGCTTCGGCTTACGATGCGCCGGCCATCGGCGGCCGCACGTCCACCTGAAGGGTGACAATATCGGTATCGTGGTATTGCTGGTGGTGCACCGACGAAGCGTAGTGCCTTAAGAGACGGAGTGATATTTCCAATTCCTCCGGCGTCTCCACGGCTCTTTCGTCCCCAAGCAGCTCGATCCTGTCCTGCAGGTTCCCCTCGCCGGTCGCCGCGACCAGTTCGAGGACCGCGCTTTCGCCCTCACGGTGCGCGACCAGGAGCAGCCGCCGGGGCTGGCTTTGCTCACCGTCCCGCGGAATCAGCGCCAACAGTGTTTCTTCGCTCGCGGCCATGAGCCGGTCCGCCGTCCCCTTGTCCCAGCCCTGGCGGCTGGCAAATCCTTCAAGAAACTCACGGATCTTCGGCAGCGCCGCAGGATCGAAATCCGACTCCATCCGGTGACGACGGGGAGATGTGATCTCCAGGAAAAGCGTCATGAGTATGGCGGCCAGTCCGCCGGCCGTCATGCCGTTCTGCAGGAGGCCGCCTGCGAAATCGGAGACCAGCGCCGGGAAGATCGCGTCATTCTGAAAACCGACGCCGATCCAGAATCCTACGCCCACGACCAGCCCCTTCCGGTAGTCGATCCCATCCTGCAGCACCAGCTTCATGCCGATGACGAACAGCATGGAAAGCAGAACGATCAGAAAACCGCCGGCAACGGGGTCCGGAATGGCGAGGACGACCGCCAGGAACTTCGGGATAAACGCGACCAGGATGAAGGCCAGCCCCACGACCACCCCGACCATGCGGGAAGCCACGCCGGTCAACTCGGTCACCGCGATACTCGAGGAATAGGTCGTATTGGGCACCGTGCCCATGAGACCGGACAGCAGGTTGCCCAGACCGTCCGCGGCCACGGCGCCTTGCACGGCACGGTAATCCACCGCCCGCGGCCTGCGCCAGGAAACGCGCTGTATCGCAACCGAATCGCCGATGGTCTCCACGGCGCCGACCAGCGTTACGAACATGAAGGCGGGCAGCAGCGCCCAGAAGGCGGGACCGAAAGAGATATCGATGCCCGGCCAACTCCCGTCCGGTAGACCCAGCCAGGAAGCGGCGGCTACCCGTTCGGCATCGTACAAACCGAAATATCCACCCACGATGGACCCCGCTGCGACGCCGATCACGGGCGCCCAGAGGCGCAGCGAAGACCTCGCCTTCAATGCGATGCCGAGGGTGACCAGTACGGTGGCCACGGCCGTGACTGCCGCGGACGAGGACGGCATGCCTTCAGGCACCCTGTTCAGCATGTTGAACGCGATGGGCATCACGGTGACCGAAATCAGCATGATGACCGTCCCTGAGACCGCGGGCGTCAGTATCCTTCGAAGCAGGGAAAGGCGGGCAGACAGCAGGAACTGAAAAAGCGAGGAGATGATGATGAGCGTCGCCATCAGCGCGGGACCGCCTTGCGCGAGCGCCCCGATGCAGACCGCGATAAAGCTGCCCGACGTTCCCATCATCAGTACGTAGCCCGCGCCGATGCGGCCGACTCGAATGGCCTGAATGATCGTGGTCGTGCCGCTGATCGCCGCCGCGGCGAACACCCCCCAGGTCAGGAAGGACTCGCTTGCGCCCCCGGCCCGGCTCACGATGGCCACGGTCAGGACCACGCCACCAATCGTAAGCAGGGCGATCTGGAGTCCGAGGCCGATGGTCAGGAGAAGCGGTGGACGTTCGTCTGCTTCATAGCGTACGCTTGACTGGCGGGCTGAAACATCCGTGGTCATGCAGGGTCCTGTTCAGATTCAGTGCTACACCTTGTAGCAGGGACTTGGATCGGTCTGCCGACCGAGGAATGGGAATGCTCACGTGCACTGGAATTACGCACAGGATTAGCAAAATAAAGGTACGTGCCAGCGAGTCAAGGCATTCCAAAGGCGCAATATCCGGGGAATCACAGGGCGTGCCAATAAATCTGCTATTGACGTGATGCGGCGGAATACGGTTGCCGGACATCGACCTGGAGTGTGATGATATCCGTATCGTGGTATTGCTGGTGGCGGACCGAAGTAGCGAAATGCCTCAGGAGGCGCAGCGAAACCTCCATTTCTTCCGGTGTTTCCACGGCTCGCGCGTCACCGAGCAACTCGATCCGGTCCTGGAGGTTGCCTTCGCCGGTTGCCGCGACGAGTTCCAGGATCGCCCGGTCGTCCTCACGGCGTACGACCAGGAGCAGCCGTCGGCGCTGGCCGGTCTCGCTTTCCCGTGGACTCAGCGTCAACAGCGTTTCCTCGCTGGCGGCCACGAGCCGGTCCGCCGTCCCCTTGTCCCAGCCCTGCCGGGTGGCGAATGCCTCGAGAAAAGCCCGAATCTTCGGCAGCGCGGCGGTACCGAGGGCGGTCTCCATCCGGTACCGTCGGGGAGCGGCCAGTTCCAGAAACAGCGTCATCAGGATCGCCGCAAGTCCGCCTGAAGTCATCCCGTTCCGCAGGAAACCGCCCGCGAAGTCGGCCACCAGCGCGGGATAAATCGCGTCGTTCTGGAAACCCACGCCGATCCAGAAGCCCACCCCGACGACCAGCCCCTTTCGGTAGTCGATCCCGTCCTGCACGACCAGCTTCATGCCGATGAGGAAGAGGATGGCCAGCAGCACGAGCAGGAAACTGCCGACGACCGGATTCGGAATGGCGAGGACCACCGCCGGGACCTTCGGCACAAACGCGACGAGGATGTAGATCACCCCCACGACCACCCCGACCATGCGGGAGGCCACACCGGTCAGTTCCGTCACCGCGATGCTCGAGGAGTAGGTGGTATTGGGTATGGTGCCCAGCAGGCCGGAAAGGAAATTACCCGTACCGTCCGCGGCCAGGGCGCCCTGCACCGCCCGATAGTCCACGGCCCGGGACCGGCGCCACGATATGCGCTGGATCGCGACCGAGTCACCGATCGTATCCACGGCGTCCACCAGCGTTACGAACAGGAAAGCGGGCAGTAGCGCCCAGAAGGCCGTACCGAAGGAGAGATCGATACCCGGCCAGTGGCCGTCCGGCAATCCGAGCCAGGGCGCGGCGAGCACGCGCTCCGTATCGTAAAGGCCATAGTATCCGCCGACGATGGATCCCGTGACCATGCCGATCACCGGCGCCCACAGCCTCAGCGACGACTTGGCCTTCAATGCGATGAATATGGTCACCAACAGGGTCGCGAGTACCGTGACGGGTGCGGACGATTCCGGGAATCCTTCGGGAACATCGCCCATCATCCTGAAGACGACGGGCGTGATCGAGACCGGGATCAGCATGATAACCGTACCGGTGACGACCGGCGTCAGGACCCGGCGAAGCAAGGAAAGGCGGGCGGAAAGCAGGAACTGGAAGAGCGACGCGACGATGATGAGGGTTGCCATCAGCGCGGGACCGCCCTCCAGCAGCGCCGAAATGCTGATCGCGATGAAACTGCCCGACGTGCCCATCAGAAGCACATAGCCCGCTCCGACGCGTCCGACGCGCAAGACCTGGATGATCGTGGTCGTTCCGGTGATCACCGCGGCGGCGAATACCGCCCATGCAAGATAGTCCTCGCCGGCGCCTCCGGCACGGCTCACGATGGCCACTTTCAGGAACACGCTTCCCACGGTAAGCAGGGCGAACTGGAGACCGAGTCCGATGGCCAGGAGAAACGGCGGTCTTTCGTCCGCCTCGTATCGAACGCCGGACTGGAGGTTTGTGCTACTGTTGTCCATGGACCTTTATACCCGTTCGAACAACCGCTGCCATGCCCCGTGTCCGGTGGCGACCTTCTCCGGATGCGACCGGCTACGGGCGATAAAGCCCGGAACCTGGTCCCTTCCCGTGGGCTTTCGCCAGTCGCTGTACCGGATATCAAGGCTCCATCGTATGTGATCCGAGAAATTCGGCGCGGATCGGTGCACCGTGGTGTGCTGCAAGAGGAGCACGCCGCCCTGGGGAATGGGACAGGATACCCGCTCGCCGGCGGGCAAGGCGCCTGGTACGATATTCTCCGGTGAGTCCTCGAAGGGCAGCCGTTCACTGCGGTGACTGCCGCGGATGACCTCCAGGCAG
It includes:
- a CDS encoding zinc-binding dehydrogenase; amino-acid sequence: MKIAMLYGPRDLRMEDHALDTDNLGPHDLWVETVISALKIGTDRGNYEGAEQVPGAPDFPRWVGDSNLGVIRGVGAAVEDFAVGDRVISRYPHQSEFIAKDDEMFVKVPAGVHDEDAVYGHLYTLSALCYYKSQFQPGENVAVVGLGVLGLGAVGLGPCLGARTIGIANSPVRMEMAARMGADATFMHDDPDLADKLDEFTHGDGVDLVILTANPWPALRTSCQIVRDNGRVGIVALPGRGEPPLDFNPLDMEWFYAKGISLIAINGRAGYLFPPERGDRREWSAMCRFTLDLMREGKLEPKRLITHRMHYTQINEAYEMIFRREKNMMGVVFNWKD
- a CDS encoding SulP family inorganic anion transporter; amino-acid sequence: MDNSSTNLQSGVRYEADERPPFLLAIGLGLQFALLTVGSVFLKVAIVSRAGGAGEDYLAWAVFAAAVITGTTTIIQVLRVGRVGAGYVLLMGTSGSFIAISISALLEGGPALMATLIIVASLFQFLLSARLSLLRRVLTPVVTGTVIMLIPVSITPVVFRMMGDVPEGFPESSAPVTVLATLLVTIFIALKAKSSLRLWAPVIGMVTGSIVGGYYGLYDTERVLAAPWLGLPDGHWPGIDLSFGTAFWALLPAFLFVTLVDAVDTIGDSVAIQRISWRRSRAVDYRAVQGALAADGTGNFLSGLLGTIPNTTYSSSIAVTELTGVASRMVGVVVGVIYILVAFVPKVPAVVLAIPNPVVGSFLLVLLAILFLIGMKLVVQDGIDYRKGLVVGVGFWIGVGFQNDAIYPALVADFAGGFLRNGMTSGGLAAILMTLFLELAAPRRYRMETALGTAALPKIRAFLEAFATRQGWDKGTADRLVAASEETLLTLSPRESETGQRRRLLLVVRREDDRAILELVAATGEGNLQDRIELLGDARAVETPEEMEVSLRLLRHFATSVRHQQYHDTDIITLQVDVRQPYSAASRQ
- a CDS encoding phytanoyl-CoA dioxygenase family protein — encoded protein: MTTETRLSAAQKTAFDRDGYFIAEAFLSEDEVDTIRREITAIVDRYPDVPEELVQIEPAVRRGAVTPESTELGVRKLFRMTRHSELFHALALHPKMAGIAVELIGPDVSLFQSMLLMKPPRFGGQKVWHQDNAYFRLEPNDVFGFWIALDDADVANGCMHVIPGSHRAGIGDHGGVADDYGLSSAPTADDAVACVMKSGDALVFHGETYHYTPPNTSDRRRRALQYHYASTHCRSSKDSPFKSTEPEVIVAGAGARAAPDVARSA